The Bemisia tabaci chromosome 5, PGI_BMITA_v3 genome includes a window with the following:
- the LOC109034895 gene encoding tRNA (cytosine(72)-C(5))-methyltransferase NSUN6 isoform X1 — protein MVLRLDAKTLLSAMSLKDLFKNLDDVNSVLPELIPADELNLKELDWISWYLSAPQFSSVRVNTIAFSPDSVVDQLSEQLEKIATLFNKEPPKVFVHHLLPDCVIISPWKEANLTRRNKEVIVDKFCGLAVLRGSPVFAPGVKGMQSDVREGTEVSVFADASNRCKRGFLREFVDNSKTFVGNGVVKMDRYRLFNEKELPYGIAVEITDTESKVCGVELPENLGILQNLPSIVCGHVLGVNAEDNLTVLDMCAAPGNKATHLATLMKNKGLIIALDKTKKKTHKINKLCAQLGIQNIRTFAFDSRKSIDRFREGVNLSDGPPYTPECFDRVLLDAPCSGLGQRPVFDFDLTQKEIESFPLVQKHLFSVAVQHVRVGGFLVYSTCSITHAENEGLVKWALEKFPQIRLVPAEPIIGKSRTVESGLSEEESKMIQKFGPPSDCTPDTDTIGFFIAKFKKVESVQHP, from the exons ATG GTCTTAAGATTGGATGCGAAGACATTACTCTCAGCCATGTCACTCAaagatttatttaaaaatctggaTGATGTCAATTCTGTTTTACCAGAACTGATCCCTGCAGATGAGCTGAATTTAAAG GAATTGGATTGGATTTCTTGGTACTTGTCAgctcctcagttttcctcagttcGCGTCAATACCATTGCATTTTCTCCAGACAGTGTTGTTGATCAACTGTCAGAGCAACTAGAAAAG ATTGCTACACTTTTCAATAAAGAGCCTCCAAAAGTGTTTGTGCATCATTTGTTACCAGATTGTGTAATAATTTCACCGTGGAAGGAAGCTAATTTAACACGTAGAAACAAGGAAGTAATAGTGGATAAGTTCTGTGGCTTGGCTGTGTTACGAGGATCTCCTGTTTTTGCACCAGGAGTAAAAGGAATGCAATCAG ATGTTCGTGAAGGGACAGAAGTCTCTGTTTTTGCTGATGCCTCAAATAGGTGCAAAAGAGGGTTTTTACGGGAGTTTGTAGATAACTCGAAAACTTTTGTTGGCAATGGTGTAGTAAAAATGGATCGCTACCGTCTATTCAATGAAAAGGAATTGCCATA TGGCATAGCTGTGGAAATAACTGATACTGAAAGCAAAGTGTGCGGCGTTGAGCTACCTGAAAACCTAGGTATTCTTCAAAATCTACCATCAATTGTTTGTGGCCACGTTTTGGGGGTAAATGCTGAGGATAATTTGACTGTTTTAGACATGTGTGCAGCTCCTGGGAATAAAGCAACTCACCTAGCAActctcatgaaaaataaa GGTCTAATTATTGCTTTAGACAAAACAAAGAAGAAGACTCATAAAATTAACAAGCTTTGTGCGCAATTAGGGATacaaaatattcgaacttttgCGTTTGACTCGAGGAAATCAATAGATCGTTTCAGAGAAGGAGTTAACCTATCCGATGGACCTCCCTATACTCCTGAATGTTTCGACCGAGTACTACTGGATGCACCCTGTAGTGGTTTAGGTCAAAGACCTGTTTTTGACTTTGACTTAACACAGAAAGAAATAGAATCTTTCCCTCTAGTCCAGAAACACCTTTTTTCAGTT GCTGTGCAACATGTTCGCGTTGGTGGTTTCTTGGTGTATAGTACGTGCTCAATCACTCATGCAGAGAATGAAGGGCTGGTAAAGTGGGCTTTAGAAAAATTTCCACAGATCAGGCTTGTCCCAGCAGAGCCAATAATTGGCAAGTCAAGGACAGTAGAG aGTGGTTTAAGCGAAGAAGAgagcaaaatgattcaaaaatttggaCCTCCATCGGACTGCACTCCTGATACTGATACTATTGGGTTCTTCATTGCCAAGTTCAAAAAAGTTGAATCTGTTCAACACCCTTAA
- the LOC109034895 gene encoding tRNA (cytosine(72)-C(5))-methyltransferase NSUN6 isoform X2: MSLKDLFKNLDDVNSVLPELIPADELNLKELDWISWYLSAPQFSSVRVNTIAFSPDSVVDQLSEQLEKIATLFNKEPPKVFVHHLLPDCVIISPWKEANLTRRNKEVIVDKFCGLAVLRGSPVFAPGVKGMQSDVREGTEVSVFADASNRCKRGFLREFVDNSKTFVGNGVVKMDRYRLFNEKELPYGIAVEITDTESKVCGVELPENLGILQNLPSIVCGHVLGVNAEDNLTVLDMCAAPGNKATHLATLMKNKGLIIALDKTKKKTHKINKLCAQLGIQNIRTFAFDSRKSIDRFREGVNLSDGPPYTPECFDRVLLDAPCSGLGQRPVFDFDLTQKEIESFPLVQKHLFSVAVQHVRVGGFLVYSTCSITHAENEGLVKWALEKFPQIRLVPAEPIIGKSRTVESGLSEEESKMIQKFGPPSDCTPDTDTIGFFIAKFKKVESVQHP, from the exons ATGTCACTCAaagatttatttaaaaatctggaTGATGTCAATTCTGTTTTACCAGAACTGATCCCTGCAGATGAGCTGAATTTAAAG GAATTGGATTGGATTTCTTGGTACTTGTCAgctcctcagttttcctcagttcGCGTCAATACCATTGCATTTTCTCCAGACAGTGTTGTTGATCAACTGTCAGAGCAACTAGAAAAG ATTGCTACACTTTTCAATAAAGAGCCTCCAAAAGTGTTTGTGCATCATTTGTTACCAGATTGTGTAATAATTTCACCGTGGAAGGAAGCTAATTTAACACGTAGAAACAAGGAAGTAATAGTGGATAAGTTCTGTGGCTTGGCTGTGTTACGAGGATCTCCTGTTTTTGCACCAGGAGTAAAAGGAATGCAATCAG ATGTTCGTGAAGGGACAGAAGTCTCTGTTTTTGCTGATGCCTCAAATAGGTGCAAAAGAGGGTTTTTACGGGAGTTTGTAGATAACTCGAAAACTTTTGTTGGCAATGGTGTAGTAAAAATGGATCGCTACCGTCTATTCAATGAAAAGGAATTGCCATA TGGCATAGCTGTGGAAATAACTGATACTGAAAGCAAAGTGTGCGGCGTTGAGCTACCTGAAAACCTAGGTATTCTTCAAAATCTACCATCAATTGTTTGTGGCCACGTTTTGGGGGTAAATGCTGAGGATAATTTGACTGTTTTAGACATGTGTGCAGCTCCTGGGAATAAAGCAACTCACCTAGCAActctcatgaaaaataaa GGTCTAATTATTGCTTTAGACAAAACAAAGAAGAAGACTCATAAAATTAACAAGCTTTGTGCGCAATTAGGGATacaaaatattcgaacttttgCGTTTGACTCGAGGAAATCAATAGATCGTTTCAGAGAAGGAGTTAACCTATCCGATGGACCTCCCTATACTCCTGAATGTTTCGACCGAGTACTACTGGATGCACCCTGTAGTGGTTTAGGTCAAAGACCTGTTTTTGACTTTGACTTAACACAGAAAGAAATAGAATCTTTCCCTCTAGTCCAGAAACACCTTTTTTCAGTT GCTGTGCAACATGTTCGCGTTGGTGGTTTCTTGGTGTATAGTACGTGCTCAATCACTCATGCAGAGAATGAAGGGCTGGTAAAGTGGGCTTTAGAAAAATTTCCACAGATCAGGCTTGTCCCAGCAGAGCCAATAATTGGCAAGTCAAGGACAGTAGAG aGTGGTTTAAGCGAAGAAGAgagcaaaatgattcaaaaatttggaCCTCCATCGGACTGCACTCCTGATACTGATACTATTGGGTTCTTCATTGCCAAGTTCAAAAAAGTTGAATCTGTTCAACACCCTTAA